The following are encoded in a window of uncultured Sphaerochaeta sp. genomic DNA:
- a CDS encoding extracellular solute-binding protein, translated as MKKTMLVILMILSLVGVSSLSAAGAEEKASSDKTQVTFWTLSSRQDAVEPIVEEFNKLNPTIEVVPAFYDTDGIKDACKVAASSKTLPNMWFNWGGSLGGFYSDNNLTYDLSEYAEKYNWYNTFNEGALALCTRNGELTGYPTSYNVLGVYYRKDTFKENGIAIPKTFEEFEKACATLKANGIIPISTAGKYGWHVMRFVELLIEHYAGAELHDQMNTFTASYNNEAVVKALTKYKEFVDKGYFPEGFVTIDPNDTMMAIFSGRAAMDIQGQWYDGNILQEEQDITNYGTFAFPSGGTNRMSAFAEMTQFNANNTPEEMEAGIKFMDYYYSEEVANRYAKYYNMPLPKQGADMPAGQPNVEKMLKMSSENSTFTITDQAFPTQVADVLFRVQDAIAYGQMTPEAGAAAIQKAIEDYTSK; from the coding sequence ATGAAAAAAACGATGTTAGTGATTTTGATGATTCTTTCCTTGGTGGGCGTTTCGTCTCTCTCCGCCGCAGGTGCAGAAGAGAAAGCTTCCAGCGATAAGACTCAGGTGACTTTCTGGACATTGAGTTCAAGGCAGGATGCTGTTGAACCGATTGTTGAGGAATTTAACAAACTGAACCCGACTATTGAAGTGGTTCCTGCATTCTATGATACTGATGGCATCAAGGATGCATGTAAGGTTGCTGCTTCTTCTAAAACACTTCCAAACATGTGGTTCAATTGGGGAGGTTCACTCGGTGGATTCTATTCTGACAATAATCTTACATATGACTTGAGTGAGTATGCAGAGAAGTACAATTGGTATAATACCTTCAATGAAGGTGCACTTGCTCTCTGTACGCGTAACGGCGAATTGACCGGTTATCCAACCAGTTACAACGTTCTTGGTGTGTACTATCGCAAAGATACCTTCAAGGAGAATGGCATTGCAATTCCCAAGACATTTGAAGAGTTCGAAAAAGCTTGTGCAACACTCAAGGCAAACGGAATTATCCCAATTTCTACCGCAGGTAAGTATGGTTGGCACGTAATGCGTTTCGTTGAGTTGTTGATTGAGCATTATGCAGGCGCAGAACTCCACGATCAGATGAATACCTTTACCGCGTCATACAATAATGAAGCTGTAGTAAAGGCACTAACCAAGTACAAGGAATTTGTAGACAAGGGGTACTTCCCAGAAGGGTTTGTCACTATCGATCCTAATGACACCATGATGGCTATCTTCAGTGGGCGTGCAGCAATGGATATTCAAGGACAATGGTATGATGGAAACATCTTGCAAGAAGAGCAAGATATTACAAACTATGGCACCTTCGCATTCCCTTCAGGTGGAACAAACCGCATGTCAGCATTTGCTGAGATGACTCAGTTCAATGCTAACAATACCCCTGAGGAGATGGAAGCAGGCATCAAGTTCATGGATTACTATTACAGCGAAGAAGTTGCTAATCGTTACGCCAAATATTACAACATGCCCCTTCCGAAGCAGGGTGCAGACATGCCTGCTGGGCAGCCTAATGTCGAAAAGATGCTGAAGATGTCTTCAGAGAACAGCACATTCACTATTACTGACCAGGCATTCCCGACTCAGGTAGCAGATGTCCTTTTCAGAGTGCAGGATGCAATTGCTTATGGACAGATGACTCCTGAAGCAGGTGCTGCAGCTATCCAGAAAGCGATCGAAGATTATACTAGTAAGTAA
- the glpK gene encoding glycerol kinase GlpK translates to MSEQFILAFDQSTSTTKALLFDQKGALRGRSDVPHRQIINDQGWVEHDAEQIIKNLFTAAKNLLESTRVDRSLIKAVAISNQRETAVAWDRNSGKPFYHAIVWQCGRAKDICAALEKDKEEIHKRTGLHLSPYFSAAKFAWMLQNVKAVKEAAQEGTLVLSTMDSYVLYHLSKEKVVRSEYSNASRTQLLNITDLTWDEKVASLFGIPTESLPELCDSNALFGHTDLGGLLPEEVPIHAMLGDSQGALYAQGCHFNGMTKATYGTGSSIMMNIGEKPVLCEDLVTSLAWGIDGKVTYVLEGNINYSGATISYLVEDLELIGSAKEAGILAGQAKDIEGLYMVPAFSGLGAPYWDPEARAVIVGLDRRCKKAELVKAAEESIAYQIADIVFLMHKHAKQDITSLRVDGGPTNDSFLMQAQSDIIGCEVRVAALEELSGQGPALIAAKAVGILEEEQLPAKALYQPMMSDTEREKRYKGWKKAVSKALSS, encoded by the coding sequence ATGAGTGAACAATTCATCCTTGCATTCGACCAAAGCACATCAACCACGAAAGCCCTGCTTTTCGACCAGAAGGGAGCTTTAAGAGGACGTTCAGATGTCCCCCACCGCCAGATCATCAATGACCAGGGCTGGGTGGAACATGATGCTGAGCAGATTATCAAGAATCTCTTTACTGCTGCAAAGAACCTGTTGGAGAGTACAAGAGTAGACCGCTCCCTTATAAAGGCCGTGGCCATCTCCAATCAACGGGAGACTGCTGTTGCCTGGGATAGAAACAGTGGAAAACCTTTCTACCATGCCATTGTCTGGCAATGCGGGAGGGCCAAGGACATCTGTGCGGCTCTGGAAAAAGACAAAGAGGAAATTCATAAGAGAACCGGCCTTCATCTTTCCCCCTACTTCAGCGCTGCCAAGTTTGCCTGGATGCTCCAAAACGTCAAGGCAGTGAAAGAGGCAGCCCAAGAAGGGACATTGGTGCTCTCTACCATGGACAGCTATGTTCTCTATCACCTGAGCAAGGAAAAAGTAGTGCGAAGTGAATACTCCAATGCTTCTCGCACACAGCTACTGAATATCACCGATCTTACCTGGGATGAGAAGGTGGCCTCACTCTTTGGCATCCCAACAGAAAGCCTTCCCGAACTGTGTGACTCAAACGCTCTTTTCGGACATACCGACCTAGGGGGCTTATTGCCAGAGGAAGTTCCCATACATGCAATGCTTGGGGACTCACAAGGAGCGCTCTATGCACAAGGGTGTCATTTCAATGGCATGACCAAAGCCACCTATGGTACAGGATCCTCCATCATGATGAACATCGGGGAAAAACCGGTACTCTGTGAGGACCTTGTCACCAGCCTTGCCTGGGGGATTGATGGAAAGGTCACCTATGTCCTGGAAGGGAACATCAACTACAGCGGAGCAACAATCTCCTACCTGGTTGAGGATCTTGAGCTTATCGGCTCTGCTAAGGAAGCGGGAATATTGGCTGGGCAAGCCAAGGACATTGAAGGGCTCTACATGGTGCCAGCCTTTAGCGGCTTAGGGGCACCGTACTGGGATCCTGAAGCGAGAGCAGTAATTGTTGGATTGGACAGGCGGTGCAAGAAAGCGGAACTGGTCAAGGCAGCAGAAGAATCGATAGCCTACCAAATTGCAGATATCGTCTTCCTGATGCACAAACATGCAAAGCAAGATATTACCAGCCTCCGGGTTGATGGAGGTCCTACCAACGATTCATTCCTCATGCAGGCACAGAGTGACATCATCGGCTGCGAGGTTCGCGTTGCCGCATTGGAGGAATTGAGTGGACAGGGACCTGCCCTCATCGCTGCAAAGGCAGTAGGCATTCTGGAAGAGGAGCAACTCCCAGCAAA
- a CDS encoding carbohydrate ABC transporter permease, with translation MVLAGKQQKHLFLALFYTILLILALFWIAPMITLVLTSIKGKKEFYSGLSLFALPEQFAWKNFSEALIRGRLLTYMKNDLIISCLKVPLGIFIEAMAAYALTRLRLKHATGIFIFFLVGMMLPFQIALVPINVIYNKLNLLNTYFGLFYVYIGFGISYGILILRGFFRGIPKEMDEAAVVEGCSKWQIFLRIILPMAKPAIATLVIVDFLATWNEYLLASVIINDNAKKTVPVGLMTFVGEHGTDYGLLCAGVLISVIPVLIVYLIFQRHFVEGMSGALKA, from the coding sequence ATGGTATTAGCTGGAAAACAACAAAAACACTTATTTTTGGCTCTGTTCTATACGATTCTGCTTATCCTTGCACTGTTCTGGATTGCGCCGATGATCACCTTGGTTTTAACATCAATCAAAGGTAAAAAAGAATTCTACAGTGGTCTCAGCCTCTTTGCTCTACCAGAGCAGTTTGCTTGGAAGAACTTTTCCGAAGCATTGATTCGTGGTCGACTACTGACCTATATGAAAAATGATTTGATCATTTCTTGTTTGAAAGTCCCCCTTGGAATATTTATTGAAGCAATGGCTGCCTATGCGCTGACTCGTTTACGTCTAAAGCATGCTACAGGGATATTCATATTTTTCCTGGTTGGTATGATGCTTCCGTTCCAGATTGCATTGGTACCTATAAATGTAATTTATAACAAGTTGAACCTATTAAACACCTACTTTGGGCTGTTCTACGTGTATATCGGTTTTGGCATCTCCTATGGAATTTTAATTCTCCGTGGATTCTTTCGTGGCATTCCCAAGGAGATGGATGAAGCAGCAGTAGTAGAGGGTTGTTCTAAATGGCAAATCTTTTTAAGAATCATTCTCCCCATGGCAAAGCCTGCCATTGCAACCTTGGTCATTGTAGACTTTTTGGCTACATGGAACGAGTATCTCTTGGCTAGTGTCATTATTAATGACAATGCAAAAAAAACAGTTCCTGTTGGACTGATGACATTTGTTGGGGAGCATGGCACAGACTATGGATTGCTTTGTGCTGGTGTTTTAATCTCTGTCATCCCCGTATTGATAGTGTATCTGATCTTCCAACGACACTTTGTCGAGGGTATGTCAGGTGCGCTGAAAGCATAA
- a CDS encoding DUF5605 domain-containing protein, producing MQRCSYVKKVERWSFIEVTMSGETKGNPFTDYSIWGTFSSKNETKRVSGFYDGDGTYIVRFMPSFAEAYNFMIEGTFSSEQFEGSFEVTPASRENHGPVKVANTYHFAYEDGTTYYPIGTTCYVWELQNEALQKQTLETLKTSAFNKIRFCVFPKHYDYNLHEPRSYPYEGTPCDSSVLNSDNFNNYNGRADGNEWDFSRFNVEHFQHIEKSILALQEIGIEADIIVMHPYDRWGFSMMSEEQDDLYWKYVLARFSAFRNVWWSLANEYDLLFEKTLEDWERYASLICNLDPYNHLRSIHNCKPFYDHTKPWITHCSIQRQDVYKSAEYVGDWRERFQKPVVLDEIGYEGNVQHGWGNLSGKELVRRFWEAACRGGYGGHGETYLDTERILWWSHGGVLKGESPARIAFLTDIMKAVPSLGLKPYQMGWDEVCAVCDTKETEIKAVQDYYLIYYGFNRPSFREFHFDDETVMNVEVIDTWNMQIEKRGEFKGKFKVELPGREYMAIRITKV from the coding sequence ATGCAACGTTGTAGCTATGTTAAGAAAGTAGAGCGGTGGTCATTTATTGAAGTGACTATGAGTGGAGAGACAAAAGGGAATCCTTTTACCGATTATTCTATCTGGGGAACCTTCTCCAGTAAAAATGAAACCAAGCGAGTGTCTGGTTTCTATGATGGAGACGGTACCTATATCGTGCGATTTATGCCTTCATTTGCAGAAGCATATAACTTTATGATTGAAGGGACCTTTTCCTCGGAACAATTTGAAGGCTCTTTTGAGGTAACTCCTGCATCGAGAGAGAATCATGGTCCGGTTAAGGTAGCTAACACTTATCATTTTGCCTATGAAGATGGGACCACTTACTATCCAATTGGGACAACATGTTATGTGTGGGAGCTGCAAAATGAAGCTCTACAAAAACAAACCTTAGAGACTCTGAAAACAAGTGCCTTTAACAAAATTAGATTCTGTGTATTCCCAAAGCACTATGACTACAATCTTCATGAGCCAAGATCATATCCGTATGAGGGGACGCCTTGTGATAGTTCGGTACTCAATAGTGATAATTTTAATAATTACAATGGAAGAGCGGACGGGAATGAGTGGGACTTTTCACGGTTCAATGTTGAACATTTCCAACATATTGAAAAATCGATACTTGCTCTCCAAGAGATAGGTATTGAAGCAGATATCATCGTAATGCACCCCTATGACCGCTGGGGATTCAGTATGATGAGTGAAGAGCAGGATGATTTATATTGGAAATATGTGCTTGCTCGTTTTTCTGCTTTCAGAAACGTATGGTGGTCTCTTGCAAATGAATATGATCTTCTTTTTGAAAAGACACTTGAGGATTGGGAACGATACGCTTCCTTGATTTGTAACCTTGATCCATACAATCATCTGCGTTCTATTCACAACTGTAAGCCATTCTATGACCATACCAAGCCATGGATAACGCATTGTAGCATCCAAAGGCAAGATGTTTATAAATCTGCGGAGTATGTCGGTGATTGGCGTGAAAGGTTCCAGAAACCTGTCGTACTTGACGAAATTGGATATGAAGGCAATGTACAACATGGCTGGGGCAATCTAAGTGGCAAAGAGCTTGTGCGCCGATTCTGGGAGGCTGCATGTCGTGGTGGGTATGGTGGTCATGGGGAAACCTATTTAGATACTGAAAGAATTCTCTGGTGGTCACACGGAGGAGTCTTGAAGGGAGAAAGTCCTGCCCGAATTGCTTTCCTTACAGATATTATGAAAGCTGTCCCTTCTCTTGGTCTGAAACCCTATCAAATGGGGTGGGATGAGGTATGTGCCGTCTGTGATACCAAGGAAACCGAGATAAAAGCAGTTCAAGATTACTATCTCATTTACTACGGATTCAATAGACCTTCTTTCCGTGAGTTTCACTTCGATGACGAGACTGTAATGAACGTGGAGGTCATTGATACCTGGAACATGCAGATTGAAAAGCGAGGGGAATTTAAAGGAAAATTCAAGGTTGAACTTCCTGGTAGGGAGTACATGGCGATTCGTATTACAAAGGTATGA
- a CDS encoding transketolase, translating to MTIQELKQQALDIRKSLLSMIYQAKTGHTGGALSSTDVITALYFEVMNIDPSNPKWEGRDYFILSKGHSVEGYLSALAKRGFFDESLLSTFCQYKSPLIGHPNNKIPGIEMNTGALGHGLSISVGMAIGLKKDSKPNRVFTLMGDGELAEGSVWEAAMAASHYKLDNLVAIIDRNHLQISGSTEDVMGLEPLTQRWDSFGWEVKEIDGNSMTEVVNTLKAAPFKENKPSLIIAHTTKGKGVKEMEDIPSWHHGVPNQNLYEQAMIDFESMEKELQNV from the coding sequence ATGACAATACAAGAGCTCAAACAACAAGCACTCGACATCCGAAAATCCTTGCTTTCCATGATTTACCAAGCGAAAACAGGGCATACCGGTGGCGCTCTCAGCTCCACCGATGTGATCACAGCACTCTACTTCGAAGTCATGAATATCGATCCCTCCAACCCCAAGTGGGAGGGAAGGGATTACTTCATCCTCTCCAAGGGTCATAGTGTGGAAGGATACCTATCGGCACTCGCCAAGCGTGGGTTCTTTGATGAGAGCCTGCTCTCCACCTTCTGCCAATACAAGAGTCCGCTTATTGGGCATCCAAACAACAAGATTCCAGGGATTGAGATGAACACCGGGGCTCTGGGTCATGGTCTTTCTATTTCCGTAGGCATGGCGATCGGATTAAAGAAGGATAGCAAGCCAAACAGGGTGTTCACGCTTATGGGTGACGGAGAACTGGCCGAAGGATCGGTATGGGAAGCTGCAATGGCAGCAAGCCACTACAAGCTGGATAACCTGGTTGCAATCATTGACAGGAATCACCTGCAGATATCAGGTTCGACCGAAGACGTCATGGGCTTGGAACCACTTACCCAACGCTGGGATAGCTTTGGTTGGGAAGTGAAGGAGATTGATGGGAACTCCATGACCGAGGTAGTGAATACGCTCAAGGCTGCGCCGTTCAAGGAGAATAAACCCTCTCTTATCATAGCCCATACCACAAAAGGAAAAGGGGTCAAGGAGATGGAGGATATCCCCTCCTGGCACCATGGGGTTCCAAACCAGAACCTCTATGAGCAAGCCATGATCGACTTTGAATCCATGGAGAAGGAGCTACAGAATGTCTAA
- a CDS encoding L-fucose/L-arabinose isomerase family protein, whose product MIKERIMPTIRLGYAPTRRSIFSAPDAIKYRNLTRDRLVELGIEFVDITDINEEGLLYDDKDMVKILEKFKAEKVDGLFLPHCNFGTEYVSARLAKELGVPVLLWGPLDERPEPNGERLRDTQCGLFATGKVLRRFRVPFTYMTNCRLNDPVFERGIRDFLAVCNTVKTFKSIRILQISTRPYDFMTTMCNEGELLERFNVQLAPIPMPELIETVKKCKAEEKKAVAEVISYVKESMIIKVTEEQLETVAALKVAMAKLREQYGCNAVAIQCWNALQGELGIMPCAANALLNDEGVPVVCETDIHGAITALLVEAAGMDESRSFFADWTIRHPDIPNGELLQHCGPWPVSIAKEKPVLGYPLAFDHPGSLTAEAKGGNLTLCRFDGDNGEYSLLLGNAKGTSGPKGMGTYLWIEVDNIKRLEEKIVTGPYIHHCVGIHQNIVPILYEACKYIGIKADFYDPIEEDVQAYLRGEDVPSMQ is encoded by the coding sequence ATGATAAAGGAGCGCATCATGCCAACCATCAGATTAGGGTATGCACCCACCCGCAGAAGTATCTTCAGTGCACCGGATGCCATTAAATATCGTAACCTCACTCGAGATCGACTTGTCGAGCTCGGTATCGAATTCGTCGACATTACCGACATCAACGAGGAAGGGCTCCTCTACGATGACAAGGATATGGTAAAAATCCTGGAGAAATTCAAAGCTGAGAAGGTGGATGGGCTCTTCCTCCCCCACTGCAACTTCGGCACTGAGTATGTCTCAGCACGTCTTGCAAAGGAGCTGGGTGTACCTGTTCTCCTCTGGGGCCCGCTTGATGAGCGACCAGAGCCCAATGGAGAGAGACTCAGGGATACACAATGCGGTCTCTTTGCAACAGGCAAAGTCCTTAGACGGTTCAGGGTACCTTTTACCTACATGACCAACTGCAGGCTTAATGACCCAGTCTTCGAGAGAGGCATTCGGGACTTCCTTGCTGTCTGCAATACGGTCAAGACCTTCAAGTCCATCAGGATTCTCCAGATTTCCACCCGTCCCTACGACTTCATGACCACCATGTGCAATGAAGGGGAACTACTCGAGCGGTTCAACGTACAGCTAGCCCCTATCCCAATGCCTGAGTTGATAGAAACGGTCAAGAAATGCAAAGCGGAGGAGAAGAAAGCAGTAGCAGAGGTCATTTCCTATGTTAAGGAATCGATGATCATCAAGGTTACTGAGGAACAGCTGGAAACAGTGGCCGCCCTTAAGGTGGCAATGGCCAAGCTGAGAGAGCAGTATGGATGCAATGCAGTTGCCATCCAGTGCTGGAATGCCCTTCAGGGAGAGCTTGGCATCATGCCCTGTGCTGCCAACGCCTTGCTTAACGATGAAGGTGTACCTGTGGTTTGCGAGACAGACATCCATGGCGCAATAACCGCTCTCTTGGTGGAAGCAGCCGGCATGGACGAGAGCCGTTCCTTCTTCGCTGATTGGACCATCCGTCACCCCGACATCCCCAACGGAGAGCTCTTGCAACACTGCGGACCGTGGCCAGTATCAATAGCAAAAGAAAAGCCCGTCCTGGGTTACCCGCTTGCATTTGATCATCCTGGAAGCCTTACTGCAGAAGCAAAGGGAGGCAATTTGACTCTTTGCCGCTTTGACGGAGACAACGGAGAGTACTCACTGTTGCTCGGAAACGCAAAAGGCACCTCTGGTCCCAAGGGCATGGGAACCTATCTCTGGATTGAGGTGGACAACATCAAACGACTGGAAGAGAAGATTGTCACAGGTCCCTACATCCACCACTGTGTCGGTATTCATCAGAATATCGTTCCCATCCTCTATGAAGCTTGCAAGTACATTGGGATCAAGGCTGATTTCTATGATCCAATTGAGGAAGACGTACAGGCCTATCTCCGTGGGGAAGATGTCCCCAGCATGCAGTAA
- a CDS encoding DeoR/GlpR family DNA-binding transcription regulator, which yields MITNFEKYEVAMFQEQRREKILQLLQENGSCRVKELKELFSVSEPTIRQDLEALEKSNHITRQHGGAYINTISPCSQMFTLPNRGHEEEKERIGKKAAQFVKDGDNIILDSGSTVTEMSRHLMNRKNLNIVTNALNIAMQLGMEPTNSVLVIGGEFKPPTLSLTGEKGLATLTDLYVEKLFLATGGFSLEAGLTYPGFSDIALKRAMIASAKTVYLLADSSKLEKVLFASLGSEERIDYLITDSGISKEYCKRLEEAGIHTIIA from the coding sequence ATGATAACTAATTTTGAGAAATACGAGGTTGCAATGTTTCAAGAGCAGAGACGAGAGAAGATTTTACAACTACTACAGGAAAACGGTAGTTGCAGGGTCAAGGAATTAAAAGAATTGTTTAGCGTCTCTGAGCCCACAATCCGTCAGGATTTAGAAGCACTCGAGAAATCAAATCACATCACCAGGCAGCATGGTGGAGCATATATAAACACAATATCTCCTTGCTCTCAAATGTTTACATTACCTAATCGTGGACACGAAGAGGAAAAAGAGAGAATAGGGAAAAAGGCAGCGCAGTTTGTTAAGGATGGGGATAATATTATTTTAGACTCAGGATCCACTGTTACAGAAATGTCCCGACATCTTATGAATCGAAAGAATCTGAATATTGTTACCAATGCACTCAATATTGCCATGCAACTAGGAATGGAACCAACAAATAGTGTGTTGGTGATAGGTGGGGAGTTCAAGCCGCCTACACTTTCTCTTACTGGAGAGAAGGGCTTAGCAACACTTACCGATCTTTATGTGGAAAAATTATTTCTTGCTACCGGTGGGTTCTCCTTGGAAGCTGGATTGACATATCCAGGGTTCAGCGACATCGCTCTTAAGCGTGCAATGATAGCCTCAGCAAAGACTGTATATCTTTTAGCGGACTCAAGTAAGCTGGAAAAAGTATTGTTTGCTTCCTTGGGATCTGAGGAAAGAATAGACTATCTAATTACTGATTCGGGCATTTCCAAAGAGTATTGCAAGCGATTAGAAGAAGCAGGTATCCATACCATAATTGCTTAA
- a CDS encoding sugar ABC transporter permease, with product MVTKRRDWGAIGFLLPALIVYLSVIVIPVFYSFFISLFEWNGIRDMKFVGFGNYKTLFTNDPIFMISIKNNLIWIVLTLLLTMTVALMLAVILNKKFHGRTFFRGFFYFPSVIAPIAVSIIWRWMYEPNFGFINQFAQSLGADFFQTWLSNPKTSLYAIFAANLWAVVGQSMILFLAGLQTVSVDALEAATIDGAGAVKRFIHITIPYMRETFIIVFATLIIAGMKVFDIVMGLTAGGPNNSTEMLSTYMYSQSFRYNNVGMGTTVACIMVLIMLFIIVPYISFTAKEQ from the coding sequence ATGGTTACAAAACGAAGAGATTGGGGCGCAATTGGATTTCTGCTGCCTGCTTTGATAGTGTATCTTTCCGTTATCGTCATCCCTGTATTCTATTCATTTTTTATCAGCTTATTTGAGTGGAATGGGATTCGTGATATGAAATTCGTTGGGTTTGGGAACTACAAAACCCTGTTCACCAATGACCCAATATTTATGATCAGTATTAAAAACAATCTTATATGGATTGTGCTAACACTGCTTCTCACAATGACCGTTGCTCTTATGCTTGCAGTGATATTGAATAAGAAATTTCATGGGAGAACTTTTTTTCGAGGATTCTTCTATTTTCCATCAGTGATTGCCCCAATAGCTGTTTCCATAATTTGGCGATGGATGTATGAACCCAATTTTGGGTTTATCAATCAGTTTGCCCAATCTCTTGGGGCAGATTTCTTTCAAACATGGCTCTCTAATCCCAAAACAAGCCTCTATGCAATTTTTGCAGCTAACCTTTGGGCAGTTGTAGGCCAGTCCATGATTCTATTTCTCGCAGGCTTACAGACGGTAAGTGTGGATGCCTTGGAGGCTGCTACAATTGATGGTGCTGGAGCTGTTAAGCGGTTTATTCATATTACGATTCCCTATATGCGTGAGACATTCATTATCGTTTTTGCAACGCTTATTATTGCTGGAATGAAAGTATTTGATATCGTAATGGGTTTGACGGCAGGTGGTCCAAATAACTCCACTGAAATGCTGTCAACATACATGTATTCACAATCATTCAGATATAACAATGTGGGGATGGGAACAACCGTAGCCTGCATTATGGTACTGATAATGCTATTCATTATCGTTCCGTATATCTCATTTACCGCAAAAGAACAGTGA
- a CDS encoding transketolase C-terminal domain-containing protein yields MSNYRACREAYTTALLALAKEDPSIIVISSDARGSCSLNTFVETLPNQFVEIGIAEQNEIGVAAGLSVVGKNPFVCAPACFLTARSLEQLKVDVAYSHQNVKVLGVSGGVSYGALGSSHHTLHDIATLRCIPELTIILPSDAVQTEEVVRAIAQEKGAFFIRIGREKIPQIYTEELGVKPFTLGKANTLREGKSVTLVSCGELVYHTLEAAKLLSDEGIEARVLDIATLKPFDEEAIIKAAKETGALVTVEEHSINGGLGATVSQIVCAHHPVPVKTLAFPDEYLVTGNSLELFAHYGLDAKGIAASTKTFISQVSTL; encoded by the coding sequence ATGTCTAATTATCGTGCCTGCAGGGAGGCTTACACCACTGCTCTACTCGCCCTCGCCAAGGAAGACCCCTCGATCATCGTCATAAGCAGTGATGCTCGTGGATCATGTTCCTTGAATACGTTCGTCGAGACCTTACCCAACCAATTCGTCGAGATCGGTATCGCCGAGCAGAATGAGATTGGTGTGGCGGCAGGCCTCTCGGTAGTTGGCAAGAATCCATTTGTATGTGCACCTGCTTGCTTCCTGACAGCAAGAAGTCTCGAACAACTGAAAGTTGATGTAGCCTATTCCCACCAGAATGTGAAGGTGCTGGGAGTGAGCGGAGGAGTGAGCTACGGGGCCCTCGGTTCCAGCCATCACACCCTGCATGATATAGCAACGCTACGTTGTATCCCAGAACTTACCATTATCCTCCCCAGCGATGCTGTGCAAACTGAAGAGGTTGTGAGGGCAATCGCGCAAGAGAAGGGAGCTTTCTTCATCAGGATAGGAAGAGAGAAAATTCCCCAGATCTACACAGAGGAGTTGGGAGTGAAGCCCTTTACCTTGGGAAAAGCCAACACCTTACGTGAAGGAAAATCCGTTACCCTGGTTAGCTGTGGAGAACTTGTCTACCATACCCTTGAGGCAGCGAAGCTCCTCAGTGATGAGGGTATAGAGGCCAGGGTTCTCGACATAGCTACCCTTAAACCGTTCGATGAAGAGGCAATCATCAAGGCTGCCAAGGAGACTGGTGCACTGGTGACGGTTGAAGAACATAGTATCAATGGAGGACTGGGAGCAACAGTCAGTCAGATTGTCTGTGCCCATCATCCAGTACCGGTGAAAACCCTTGCCTTCCCAGATGAATATCTGGTCACAGGAAACAGCCTTGAGCTGTTTGCCCATTATGGCCTCGATGCCAAGGGCATTGCGGCCTCCACAAAGACTTTCATTTCCCAGGTGAGCACCCTATGA